The window GGTCTGTGGGCAAACGGCCAGGCCGGACCAGGGGGCCGCGGCCGTTGGAAAGGAAATGGCCCTTGGGCAAGCGTGGCCGGCGGGAGATGCTATCAGCACCCCAACATCCCCtctgcacccccagcacccccagcccagcctgtgctgcaccCCAAACACCCACCTTGCACCCCTCAAACTGGAGCAGCCACCACCTCTGCACCCACCCTCTGCCTTGGCACCCCCCAACCTGCAGCCCCCCCTCCCTGGGGGCCAAGGACTCCcttccccccagtgccaccccaatgtccccatggtgtccccagggccaggctgggtggcGCAAGGCTGTGGTGGTGACATGTGGCTTTGTGCCCCCTATAAAGGGGACAACGGGCAGGGCCCCCCAGACCCCAGGTGAGGagcagggatagggacagggacatggaggaGGACATGGgagtgggctcagcccctggctgCTGGGGAGGGGACCAGGGGTGGGCATCCCTGAGGCTGCGACAAGGGTGTTGGGGGACACGGGGGTCTCTGGGATTCCGGGAGTACATGGAAGTGGCACAGGGGAtgatggggcacagaggggcAGGATGGGGTGAGGGACACAAGGTGGAACTGAGGGTGGCAGTaggacagtggggacatgggggatggCAGAAGGGCCACAGAGAGAACAGATTGTTACCAAGGGTGGCAGAGGGGCTCTGGACTGTGGTGCAGGGTGATAGGGTGACAGGGCTGTGGCATCTCCAGAGGGTGCTGGTGCTGTCCCTGCGTGTCCCTGCGTgtcccactgccatgtggccgtGCCTGCTGCTCGCTCttgccctgctgggcactgtcCCTGCCAGCCACCATGGTGAgtgtcccccacacccctgcccGCCCccagggacatctggggacaccctcagtccctgccaccccagtgccatgCCCACACCGCCGGTGCCACATGCCTGGGGCTGGCGGTGGGTGGCAGAGGGAGCCCCCCCCAGTACCGAccctcccccagctgtgcccgcagccccccggcagccccaGGGGGTCCCCGCTGGTGACACCACCCAGCTGTACTACGCCGTGGTGACGAAGCTGCGCACCTACTCGGGCGCCCAGGTGAGGGGACGTGGGCACAGGGGGTGCTCCGGGATGCCAGGCCATGCCCGTGCCacggcagcacggctgggaggtGCCCGTGGGCACAGGTGAGTGCCTGGTGCCAGCCCGTGCCCGTCCCACAGCGCTACTGCCAGGACGTGTACCGGGGCCGGCTGGCCTCCGTGCACAGCGCTGCCCGCAACCAGGAGCTGCAGAAACTGGCACAAACCTACCGCATCATCATcgcaccctggattggagctgtCACCagctgcagggtgagggcactcTGGGGACAAGGGGCTGCCAaggggtgctgggagctgctttggggggtgaggggctggggctgctttgtGTGGGACGAGCCTGGGGCTCGAGGCTGGGTTTTGAGGCGTGAGGGGCTGGCTGCTGGTTGCTGGTTTTTGGGGTTGAGAGGCTGGGGAGGGTGGTGGGGGCTCTCCCTGGGGACTGAGGTGTTagcacagcaggcagggcagtgGGAGTCCTACTGGGAGGACTCCAGCCCCTGGAACTACGCAAACTGGGCGCCCACTCACCCCTTCCACATCGTCACCACCTGCACCACCCTCAGCGTCCGAGGTAAGCTCACCCAGCCACCGTGTCCAGGCttggggggtgctggggaggggagcacaggctgctggggcATTGGAGGGACATTGGGAGGGCACTGTGGGGAGGCGAGCACAGGGCACTGGAGGAGGCAAGGGTGGGGGGTAGAGGGGGCACTGGAAGTGGTTGCATGGTACTGAGGGGCCCTGGGAACCAGCCATGGCCCTGacactgtccttgtccccagaTGGGCTCTGGCGAAGCCACTTCTGCTTCGAGCTGCGTCCTTTCATCTGCCAGTACTGagcccccggcgctgccatggcagcccAGTTCCTTTCCCAGTAAAGCAGAGAAGCCCTGAGCCGTGTCTGTGTGCACCAGGGGCCTGGGGACGGGGCTGGGGGTTCGAGGGGCAGCACAGTGAGCAGAGGGGGCAGTGATGTTTATTATCCCCACCCCGCTGGCATAGCGCCCCCAGGCCGGTACAAAAATGGTGTTTGGGCGTGGGGCTCAGTGCGGGGTCTCGGCGTGGATCTCAGTGCTGGGGGGCgctgccaggggggtgccagccATGCCCAGCTCCTTGGCTCGCCGCTGGCACTCGCGGGCCACCACCACGGGGCTGACAAAAGCCACCAGCACCACGGTGATGAGCCCCAAGTTCATCTGCAGAGGGGAAGAGTGTCAGGGCAGGGGTCTGGGGGGCCGTCCCCCATCCCCTGTGTTAGGCCAGGACCCTTGTGGCAGCACCTCCATTTCCCCAGGAGCAGGACACCCATCCCTCTCTGGTGCAGGAACCCCATTTCTCATGGCATAAGACCCCACCATTCCTGGGGGAAGGACTCCATCCCTCCCGGGGCAGCATCCCCATTTCCCCATGTGGCAGGACCCCATTTTCATATGGGCAGGACCAGGATCCCCATTGTCCCAAGGGCTGAGACCCCCATTTCCCCATCTGGCAAGCCCCCTTCCCTCCCAGAGCAGGACCCCATTTCCCCGTGGAGCAGCCCCCCAGCCCTCACTCTGGGGGCACACTCACATAGAAGGGGTCCCCCTGGAGCGGCCCCTGCACCAGGGCGACACAGGGGTACTGCAGCAGGGCCACCAGCGCCGACAGTGCCATGGCCAACCCGTAGAGCTTCCCGAAATGCTGCGGGGGAAACCTGCCAGGCACCCATGTCACCAATGGGCACCTCCTGGCACCCCTACTCTGGCACCCTCCTGAGCCCTGACACCTCCACTGTGTCACCTGCCACCCTCCAGCGCCACTGCCATCCCCTGCCACCTTCCAGTGCCACCGCCATCCCCTCCCACCGCATGCTGACCGTGccgccctggctgtcccctgccacACCCACAACGACAGTGCCACCATGCCCTGTCCCGCTGAGCCCTGCGCCCCCCGAGGCTGTCCCCAGTCACTCACGCGATGGCCAGGAAAGCGGCGTTGCCGCCGTACAGGAAGGAGCGGCTGATGACCTGCAGCACGAAGGTGCCGAACTGGGCGGGCAGGACAGGCACGGCGGCCAGCACGGAGAACAGCAGGCACAGCGCCACCGTCACCGCCAGCGACAGCACCGCCGAGCGCAGGTCTGCCAGCGCGGCCAGCGTCCCTGTGGGCAGGGGGGTCACGCCATGGGGACACCGCCCCCAGGGACCGCGGGCTCGGGCACGTGGTGGTGGCAGCAAtgaggacacaggggacagggagcacAGGACAGGACTGGGAGGGGTGTTACCCCCCTAGTGTGGGTCAGGGAGGGGTTCTGCGTGGGGTGAAGGGCCGTGGGGGTCAATCACCCGCGGGCATGGGCTGGGGGCTCAGTTACCCTCGGGGCGGGCGCCCTTTCCCCGCTTGTGCCGGTCGAGGATGAGGCCGTTCCAGGGGGCGCAGAGCACCCCGCAGAGCTGGGTGCAGGCGAAGGCGTTGGTGTATGTGCTCACTGTGGGGGGACAGCGTCAGGCGGCAGGGCCAGCCCGGgggtccctgccgtgtccccccGCCGCCGTGCCATACCCAGGGCGTGGTCCCCGTGCGCCAGGTGCTCCAGCTGCGGATTGAGGGTGCCGATGAACAGGTAATGGCGCAGCTGCATCACCGAGAGCCAGGCCACGTGCCAGGCGAACAGCCAAGAGCAGGCGCAGGCCCAGAACGGcgtcccaggggtgtccccaccTGTGCAGGCGTCAGGGTCGGGCACGTACAGACACACCCCAGGTCACACCCCCCAGGTCACACCCACACCTTGTCCCGGCCACCCACTGGGGCCTCACGGCCAGGGTATGACCCTGCCCATTCAGATATGTCACCGTGGCCACCCTTTGACCACGCCCACACACTGCCACACCCAGCACTCCCTCATTTGCATATCCTTGCTGTCCTCCAGCCGCACCCATCAACAGCCACGCCCACCCATCAGAAGGCCACACCCATCTATTTGCATACGCATTGTTCCCTCCAACCCGGCCATGCACAGCCACACCCCCAGGTGACACTCCTTAATTACGTAGGCAGcccacatccagctgtgctcacGCCCACCCACTCAAGCCCCTCCCCAAATATAAGCCCCACCCCAGCGAGCAGATCCCCACTCCGGCACCTCGAGCTATGGGGGGTTCCAGGGGTGTCTCCTCGGGTCCGGCCTCTCCCGGCGTTTGCTTGTCCTTGTGGGCTCGGTAGGAGCGGGAACGGCCCCGGCACTGCAGCCTGCGGCAGCGCCTGTGTCACCTCGTGCCCACCTGCCGGGGCTGGACCTGCCCAGGGGACAGGACCCGCTGCCCGCAGGGTGGCACCCAGCCCCGGGTGGGACCATCCCCTtctccccagagcccccagaggcGGGGCACAGGCACCCCCATACCCGTAGTCGTAGTCGGGGGGCAGCGGGTAGGGGATGCGGCTGCGTGGCATCAGGAAGAGGGTGCGCAGGAGGTGCCAGGCACTGCAGGCTGCCAGGAACAGGAACATGGCCCGCAGGGACAGCCCCTGCTCGtacagcagctggggacaaggacggagtcagggacagggacaggctgccAGCGGCCACCTGCTCAAGCCTTAGGTGTGTCCCCATATGTGACTCAGTGTGTCCCAgactgtgtccccaatgtgtccgtGGATGTGacccagctgttcccagctctgccctcccctgccaccactgccacGTCCCTCACACCCACCTTGACGATGAGGAAGATGGCGGAGGAGGAGTCGAAGGCCCCGTTGTAGAGGGTGATGATGATGGAGCGGTAGTTCCCGAACAGGTTCCCCACCTGGCACCGAGAGACCCCTGTGTGCCATCAGAGCCCTCATGTGCCACACAGGGTGGGTGTTGGACAGGTGTCCCACCACCATATGGGTGTCAGGGTGCAGGGGGAACCCACCTGCATGttggtgaggatgaggaggatgccaCCCACCGACAGCATGGACATGGCCGGGAAGAGCAGCACcgccagctctggggacacaggggtcAGTGGGGACACAGGGGTCAGTGGGGACAGGGGTTACCAAAGAGGTCCCCCcagggctgggacaccctggccaCAGGATCTCACCTGGTGTGGAGAAGGCGACGAGCAGCGTCCCGCCAGTGTAGAGGGAGCTAAAGGGGACAGCggtgacatgtggggacaggaatcaAAGGAGATTCCCCTCCCCCACTCCAATGACCCCCATTCCCGGCAGCCCCAgccgtgtcccccgtgtcccccatcaCTCACATGGCGATGAGGCGTGCGGCCGTGGTGCCGAAGCGGTCGAAGACGACACCCATGGGGAAGGTCATGAAGTTGTTCATGAAGGAGCCGATGGTGAAGACCAGGGAGAACTGCTCATCCTGCCCACTGCAGTCTGGGAACGGCCACAAGTGGGGCATGGGGACACGGAGACAGGGGCATGGGGACACCGGGAATACCACGGGTGTGGGGACGCAGGCACCCGGGGACACGGGTCAGCGGAGATGCAGGGGACACCGGGCATGTGGGGACACCACGGACGTGATGGTAGTGGAGACGTGGACTGGGGGACAGCAGGCACATGggcgtggggacagcggggacacagaGCACTGCAGGGCATCAGGACACCGCAGACAGCAAAGACACAGGCAcagtggggacatgggacagctCGGGGCATTGGGACAGCGGGGTCACGAGTCAGGGGACCATAGGGACACGGGGGGGGGTCCATACCAGACCCCAGGGTGAGGTTGGGGCCGGGGGTGGcggagggctggcacagcccctcgAAGTAGCCCAGGTCCTTGAGGACGAAGACGAGGGAGGCCCAGCCGAAGATGATGCCGCAGAAGGCGCCGCACTCCAGCAGCCCCGACAGGAGCGTCCCCAGGCGCttggccagccctgctccccctgccatggcacctGCCCAGGCACCCACGGGCCTGGCACCAGCCTGGGGCGTCTTCACCAAACCTGGGGGTCACAAAGGGCAGGTGTCACGCCGTGCTGGCACCCACCGGGGCACGGGGACACCGGGGTGCACAGGGGCACATGGGCATAGGGCACTGtcaccccagctctgccccttgtcCCTGGCCACAGCGGCTGGCACCAGTGTCCCCCCATGTGCCGGGGTGCAGGGCagggcctgcagcagccagggcttgCACATGTGGGGACAGCTGGTGACATGTGGCACATGGCCATTGACAGACACACACATAGATTTATGGGCACACACACAGGTTTGCAGGGGCACACACAGATttatgggcacacacacacagctgttcacaggcactcacaggttTGCAGGGGCACACACAGATTTATGGGCACACACAATTGTAAGCACAAACAGCTGTTCACAGGCACTCACACAGGTTTGCAGGTGTGCACACCTGCACCGTGCCTGCTgactcctgtcctgcacccctcaCCCACCTGCATGaggccaggccctgctgctgtcactgtcaccttcaccGCTGCCCTGCAGCCTGACCCCCGGCAGCATGGCTGGGTCACACCTCCCCACCCCAGTGACTCCCCCATAATCTCTTGGGAGCACACTCGGGTCCCCCAGGCTGCCGGTCCCCGATAGTGCCTCGGGCCCCCTGATAGCACCTCGGGCCTCCCGATGGGGGCTCGGTCCCCTcgctgtgccaggagccccctGTGCTGTCCCTCTGGCCCCgagccagcctggcccaggtcctggcacagccacagggaCACTGGCACACCGCTGGGCACCCTGGTGTGAGCACTGGGGACGCCACAACAACACAGCTCACCCCAGGGACACCAGCACCCTGCTGGGGACCTGGCACGGCCCTTGGGAAACTGGCACTCTTCCTAGTgatgctggcacagcccctggggacattggcaccccctcagggacaccaacaCACCCTCCCCCCTAGGGCCTGGCACAGTGCTTGGGAATCTGGGACAATCCCTGGAGATGCTGGCACAGGGACGCAGGCACGCtgcaggggacagtgacacaccccCAGGGCGCCAGCACAGCCCCTGAGACCCTCCCTTGgggaccctggcacagccctcGGGGACACTGTCACACCTCTGGAACCCTGCCACCCCCTGGGGGATCCTGTCATGTCCCCAGGGATCCCCTCACACTGCTGAGGACCGTGACAGGTCTCCTGGGGACGCTGCTGCcccaagcactgcactgcacTGGGGCTGTCACCGTGCTGGGGCTGACCACAGGTCACCCCACAAAGCAGCTGGGACTCTCCTGTGACCCACAGCCGGGTGCCAAAGGCACCGAGGCCAcgtcagccccagctccctcagccacacagagcctggctctgctgcccctgtccccgtgtcactgCCCAGGGCCTGTGGCTGTCCCGCGGTAATGAGGGTAATGAGCCTCATTACAGTGACCAGCAGCTAAAGATTAACCTGCACAGAGCCGGGGCGGGGGGGCCCGGGGGGACCTGCGCTGTGCTTAGCCACTCAGGTGGTTAAAAATAGCACAGGCAGGGGCTGTGACAgcagctggggggcactggggctcCCTGACATGTGGGGGGCACCCCGAGCCACTCACTATGGGTGCCAGCCACTGGGCCTCGCTGGGGTGTCCTGGACACGCTGTCCCTGCCAGCCACACGGGTGTGTCCCTCAGCAGTGACCCCCCCATACTGGTGAGAGCTCCCCCATACTGGTGAGAGGCCCCCTGCACTGGTGAGCCCTCCACGAGGGAGCAGGAGGCTCCAGCTCGGGTCAGCATCAGTGGCTCTGTCCCCgttgtccctgccgtgtcccccaAGCTCCCCCCGGGCCGTGAAGGGGCAGGGGGTGTCACAGGacccctgggggctgcccaagggctgggcgcccctccccgccccgctgcCCCGGCGGGACGCGGTGTCCCGGGGCGGGCACTGCCCGCGGCCCCCGGAGCGGAGCAGCCCCGGCCGCGGGGATCTGCCCGCACTCGTGTGGCGGGGGGACACACGCGTGTCCCGGGAGTGGGCAGCCGTGCGGCTCGGCCGTGCCGGCCCCCCGAGCCTCCCAACGGCCCCGGGGCCGAGGCGGCTCCGCCACGCGTACCCCGACACCGCCCCGGACACCCCGGACACCCTGGACACTCCGGGCACCCCGGGCACCCGCACCGCGCCCGCGCCGAGCCCAGTCCCGCAGGCCACGGGGCCAAGGCCCTCGGTCCTTCCGCATCCTCCCGTCCCGGTCACAACcccctcccgccgccgctccgTGTCCATCCGGGCCCCTCCGGCTCCTCCCGCCGCATCCCCGCGCCGCTCACCCGCCtcccgcccggcccggcggggaggGGACCGGGCTCTCCCCGCCcggcgctcccggcgctcccggcgctcccggtgcccccggtgccGCGGCCCCTCACCGCGGGCGGAGCAGAGCGGAGCTGCCGGGCCTGGCCGGGCCCCGCCCCCGGGCCCGCGGTTGGGGGGGCGCGGGAGGCGGCCTCGGTGCAGCGGCCCCGGCACCCGCGGGTCCGCCCAGGAGGGGCCGGCCCGGCACGGAGCCCGTCCCCGGCGCCGCCCGCGCGCCCCTCGGCGTGTGCAGGTGTGGCAGCTCACCTGCCGCCCCCAAGGTGCGCTCCCGGCGGCGCCACCCTCGGCTCGCCCTGCTGCTCACTCTCGGGCCGGTTCTCAGTGATGCTTGGGTCACCCCTCGGGCCATTCCCGGACACCCCAGGGCCACCCTTGGGCCATCCTGGGCCCCTCCCGCTGTGCCATCCCAGAGCCATGCCCATGCCGCCCCGCCGcgctgtgctgtgtcccctggctgtccctggtccCCCACCCCCTGCCTTCGCCccgcccaggacactgctgtccctCCTGTCACCCTCTCCTCCACATCctctcctctgtccctctgtccatccaCCAGTGCTTGCAGGCACCCGgtctgtccccacctgtccccactgctgcagcctctcatctgctctgccagctgcccttctGTCTGTTCATCACCCGTCCATCTGTCCATCACCCATCCATCTGTCTGTCAcccatccatctgtccatcatCGGTCTGTCTGTCACCTGTTCATCTGTCCCCCTCCAATCACAactccatccatcccacccaTCTGTCCCACAACCATCCACCTGCCCGTTACCTGCCCTTCCCTCCacctgtccatctgtctgtcctcCCCATCCTTCACCCATCTCTCCATTCGTCCACCCAAACTCCAGATGTTCTCCGTGcatgtctgtccatctgtcctcCTCTCCTTATGTCCACCTGTCCATCAATCCATCCTCCACCTCTCTGTCCACCCATCTGTCccctccttccatccatccatcctccaccgtccgtccgtccatccgtccatcccctccctgcccaccgtgtcccagctccagcacccagagcagcccccCCGGACGGGCTCCCCGTCCCGGTTCCAGACCGGCGCTGTCCGGCCGGGGGCTCGGCACCGGGCCGGGGGCACGGGCGGGGGGAGCGGATGGCGGCCCCTGACTCAGCCCCGCGCCGCCCACGCCCCCTCCCACGGCTGCCGCCGCACCAGCTTGTGGCATTTCGCTCGCCGGAGACGGCGCCGCAAACACGCGCCGGTGCcagccggtgccggtgccgccgcaGCCCGCGCGGCCACGCGTGTCCCCCCACGCGCGGCACCGCCGCGGGGCCCGCGCGTCCCGCACCGCCGCCACCCGCTCGGCCCCGGGCCGGCACCGCCGCGGCGGCACCACGGACAGCGCCGGTCCGGCACCGCGAACAGCGCCGCGGTCCCGCGTGGGTGCGGACACCGCCCCCCGCGCCCTCCCGGCGGCTCGCTGGGTGCGGGGCTCCCGGTCCCGCCGCAcccgccccggggacagcccccgCCGGGTCCCGCCGTCCACGGGGGCACCAAAGCCCGGCGCCGGGCCGGGAATCGTGGGACAGAGGgagggacggacggacagacggacggacggatggacggaGACCACCCTCCGTGTCCCGCGGTCACAGCTGCCCACGCTCCCCCGCGCCCTTTCCCCGTGGGGGGAGCGCATCACACCCCGTGTCCCCGTTGGGGTTCCCCTCCTGAGTCCCGCAGGGCGTGGCCCCCGCGGGCGCCCGCAGCGCgtccccccctgtccctgctgtccctcctgtccccgctgtccccgccgggagtccctgtgcccacccctgtCCCGCCTGGGGCGGGCCAGCCCGGGAAGGGTTAAACGGCGGGGCCGGCGAGGGGGGCGGAGCGGCCGCCCCGGGATAAGGCGCGGCGCGGGGAGGGCTCAGCCCCACGGAGCCGCGGGCAGCGCCGCGCCGAGCCCACCCGTGCCCGAGCCCGAGCCCACCCGTGCCAtgccccggggcggcggcggctgctgctcccggcggcgcggcgggggcgAAGGGGGCGAGCGGCCCCCCCCGGCACCGGCCATGACCCCGCGGGTGGGCAGCGCCTGAGCGGCCGCCCCGCCATGCGGCCCCCCACGGCTCGGGACCTGCCCCCAGGTAGGCGCGGGGTCGGGCGGGGTCCCGCGGGGGTCGGGCGGACCCGGGGGTGCCCCCCGGAGACCTCGGTCCCGGCTCGGGGCGCCCCGCGGCGCTCGGGGTGCGGGCGCCCCGGGGTGAGCGGGGAGCCCCCGGTGCGCGGCGACCCCGCGGCCGCCCCGAAGGCGCGGCCCGGCGCGGGGGCGCAGTCCCGGGGCACCCCAGGCTGAGTCCCCCCGCGACCCCCGGCGCGAGGGTGCCCCCGACCCACGAGgcgctgctgccagcccagcccgaggtGTGGCTGTCTCCCGACCCGCGGAGGGGCCGGTGCCGGCCCGGGACCCCCAGCCCGGCGTGGCAGTGCCCCGTGACACGTGGGTACCCGCTGCCATCCCGGGGCACCGTGGGGGTGCCCCACGAACCCCGGCACGCCCTGTGCAGCACCGGCGTGCACAGCCCGGCTGCTGGCGCTCCACGATCCACGGGGTACCCGGTGGCACCCCGAGAGCCCCAGCGCGGAGTGTGGGTACCCCACGATGCCCAGCGGGGTGTGCCCCGCGACTCACGGGGTACGCGGTGCCACCCCCGGACCCCCAGCGCGGCGCGGAGACGCCCCGCGGTTCCCCGAGTGGCACGGCGGGGAGCCGGGAGCGCCCGGGTCACGCCGCGGGTGGGTGCCGCGGGTCCGTGGGGTACCCGCAACTACCGGGGTGGGGGGGGGTTGGCACCCGGGGGGGGAAGCTGAGAACCGGTGACTTCAGCTCCCAACTGAGTCAGCCCGCGGCGTGGGGGAGTGACAGATGGGACGCGGGTGG is drawn from Melospiza melodia melodia isolate bMelMel2 chromosome 6, bMelMel2.pri, whole genome shotgun sequence and contains these coding sequences:
- the SLC43A3 gene encoding equilibrative nucleobase transporter 1 yields the protein MARGVTQASLRTGPRVSSRASRGWRRRERTLGAAGLVKTPQAGARPVGAWAGAMAGGAGLAKRLGTLLSGLLECGAFCGIIFGWASLVFVLKDLGYFEGLCQPSATPGPNLTLGSDCSGQDEQFSLVFTIGSFMNNFMTFPMGVVFDRFGTTAARLIAISLYTGGTLLVAFSTPELAVLLFPAMSMLSVGGILLILTNMQVGNLFGNYRSIIITLYNGAFDSSSAIFLIVKLLYEQGLSLRAMFLFLAACSAWHLLRTLFLMPRSRIPYPLPPDYDYGLQCRGRSRSYRAHKDKQTPGEAGPEETPLEPPIARGGDTPGTPFWACACSWLFAWHVAWLSVMQLRHYLFIGTLNPQLEHLAHGDHALVSTYTNAFACTQLCGVLCAPWNGLILDRHKRGKGARPEGTLAALADLRSAVLSLAVTVALCLLFSVLAAVPVLPAQFGTFVLQVISRSFLYGGNAAFLAIAFPPQHFGKLYGLAMALSALVALLQYPCVALVQGPLQGDPFYMNLGLITVVLVAFVSPVVVARECQRRAKELGMAGTPLAAPPSTEIHAETPH
- the LOC134419921 gene encoding bone marrow proteoglycan-like, coding for MWPCLLLALALLGTVPASHHAVPAAPRQPQGVPAGDTTQLYYAVVTKLRTYSGAQRYCQDVYRGRLASVHSAARNQELQKLAQTYRIIIAPWIGAVTSCRVRALWGQGAAKGCWELLWGQAGQWESYWEDSSPWNYANWAPTHPFHIVTTCTTLSVRDGLWRSHFCFELRPFICQY